A window of Sphingobacterium kitahiroshimense genomic DNA:
TTTATGTGGCGTATTTGCAAAAAATAACAAACTTGCTGTAGGATCGAAAATCAATTTTTAATGCAAACTGCATGTACTAACGATATTTAAATAGATCATATCTACTTAAATAATGTTCAAATATAATTAGAGCAGTAGACATTTTATATAATTGCATTTACCAGAAAACACAAAAGCCAATCTTTCGATTGGCTTTTGTTGTTATTAAATAGTGATAGGTCAGTATTTGTATACGTCATATCTCAGAAAATAATTAACTTGTAAATAAATAGAATATTAAAATCAAGGTATGGACAACGCCAAGACTATAGCAACACAAATAATTGAGTTTAATAAACAATTACATTACTCAGGAAATCTTCCAGATGACTTTCGGGTATTAAATCCTTACTTTGAAAACCCGGAGACCTTAATCGTTATGGAAAAGTTTTACAACAAGTATTACGACGACACTGCTCCTAGAAAATTCATTATAGGAATCAATCCTAGCCGTCACGGTGCAGGGGTCACAGGCGTACCATTTACAGACACCAAAAGGTTAGAACACATCTGTGGTATCCCCATGAAATCTGCACATACCCATGAAATATCTTCCGTTTTTCTTTATGACATGATTAAGGAATTTGGTGGTACACAAACTTTTTATCGACAATTTTACATCAATTCACCGTTCCCATTAGCCATTGTCCGCAGAACAAAGGAAAACAAATGGATCAATGCAAACTATTATGATGATAGAAACTTGTTTGCAATGGTTAAGCCATTTATGATCGAATCTCTAAAAAAACACATAAGCTTAGGCCTCGAAACAACTAACGTATTTGTATTGGGAAAAAAGAATGCAACATTTATTGAAAAAATAAATAAAGAGGAACATTTGTTCGCGAATTTAACGATTCTAGATCACCCACGCTACATCCAACAATATAAATCACGAGAAAAAGAGCATTATATAAATAAATATATCGGTGTACTAGGGACTTAGAAGTAAAGTATAAATTTTATTTGGAGTATAGTACTAGAAACTCTATCTTTGCATCACTTTCAAAAAGGGATACACTTCCAATTAAGAAAGGATTCCGTAGCTCAGCTGGTAGAGCAATACACTTTTAATGTATGGGTCCTGGGTTCGAATCCCAGCGGGATCACAAAAAAGCTTCACAAATGTGAGGCTTTTTTTGTTTTTCCTGGATCCGAATAGAAGCGTTGGGATGGTTCATTGCGTACATGCGCTAGATGATTATCCGATGTATTAATCCGAGCGGGATCAAGACACCGATCATATCAATACGATATTCTAAAAAAGCACTCAAAATCGCATGTTCCTATAATATCTACCAGCGTTCCTATAATAGTAAATATTTCATTGTCCCAAACCTCTACTTTCGTAGAAAATTTGAAATATGTTAAAACCACTATCTTTTCTATTATTTTTAGTATCAATCACCCATATAGGTATTGCTCAAAAGCGATACAACATATCAGGAACTATAACAGATATATCAACCGGTGAAACACTAATTGGTGCTTCGGTTAAACTTCAGGAATTACCACAGTCCGGCAGTTTAAGTAATTCATATGGTTTTTACTCAATTGGTGCGACGGAAGGACGTTATGTACTGATAAGTTCTTACATTGGCTATAAGACCTACACAGATACCATCACCGTTGATAAAAATTTTGTTATAAATATCGCATTGCAATCACAAGCAATGCTTGAAGAGGTAGTCATATCTACAAGCAGAAAAAACAACAAAAATATTTCTTCTCCGCAAATGGGTATTGAAAAGCTCAATATGAAGCAAATTAATCAACTACCTGTCGTTCTAGGTGAACAAGATGTGTTAAAAAGCATCACACTCATGCCGGGAATAAAAAGTTCCGGAGAAGGAAATACTGGTTTTTATGTACGGGGTGGAGGTTCGGATCAAAATTTAATTCTATTAGATGAAGCTACTGTTTACAACGCTTCTCATCTATTAGGTTTCTTTTCAACATTCAATTCAGATGCGATCAAAGATGTGAGTATCTACAAAGGTGGTATGCCTGCTGAATATGGCGGAAGATTATCGTCTGTCTTAGACATAAAAATGAATGAAGGGAATAATAAAAAAATAACTGTTCAAGGCGGTATAGGGATGATTGCCTCCCGCATTAAAGTTGAAGGACCTATCGTGAAGGATAAAGGTTCGTTTATGATTTCTGCCCGTCGTACTTATGCGGACCTGTTCCTGAAAGCTTCATCAGATACCACAATAAATAAAAGTACTTTATTTTTTTATGACGTTAACGCAAAAGCAAACTACAGATTCAACGATAATAACGCAATTTACCTTTCAGGCTATTTTGGCAAGGATGTATTGGGTCTTCAGGACATTTTTGGCACTAATTGGGGAAATGCAACAGGTACAGTAAGATTTAATCACGTTTTCAATAGTAAATTATTTTCAAACACTTCATTCATCTACAGCAAATACAACTATGTCATTGAAGGACTCGATCGAGCTGATGGCTTTAAAGCGACTTCAAAAATTACCGACTTAAATTTTAAACAAGATTTCAATTATTATGCAAGTTACAATCATACGTTAAGATTTGGAATCCAGGCAACAAGACACGATATCTCGCCTGGAGATATTACTACCACAGCGAGTTCAAGTTTTAATGACAAGCATGTTGAACATCGGTATGGTTATGAAATGGCAGCGTACCTAAGCGATGAGTGGAAGGTTAACGACAAATTAAGCATGATATACGGTCTACGTCTAAGTTCAATGCTACTCGTCGGTCCTGGAACATTCAGCAAATATGATATGTTAGGCAATACGTTAATATCAGAAAAGTATAAGACAGGCGAAGTTGTTCAAAATTATTTAAATTTAGAACCTCGATTTAGCGTAAGCTATATGTTAGACGATCAGCAATCAATCAAGGCCTCATATAATAGAAATACACAAAACATTCACCTTTTAACAAACTCAACGAGCGCTAGTCCTACAGATTTATATGTCATGAGCAGCAAAAATATCAAACCAGAAATCGCAGATCAGATTTCTACTGGATATTTTAGAAATTTCAAAGACAATATATACGAATTATCAGTTGAGCTATATTATAAAAATTTACAAAATCAGATCGATTACAAAGATGCAGCACAATTACTAGTCAATCAGGATGTTGAATCACAACTCCTTTACGGTATTGGCAGGGCCTATGGTACTGAGTTATTCCTCAAGAAAAGATATGGAAAATTTAACGGATGGCTTGGCTATACCCTATCTAAAACGGAACGTAAATTTGAAGGGATAAATGACGGAAGATATTACCCAGCAACACACGACCGCACACACGATTTATCTCTAGTTGCTATTTACAAATACAACGAAAAATGGACATTTTCGAGCAATTTCGTTTATGGAACAGGTAAAGCTGTAACCTATCCTACTGGCAAATATAATATTGGAGGTAACACAACTTTCTCTTATTCACAAAGAAATGCTTATCGCCAGCCAGCCACTCATCGTTTAGATTTAGCGGCGACTTTCGAGGGAGCACCTGGTAAATATTTTCAGTCCAGCTGGACCTTTGGTATTTATAATGTGTACGCTAATAAAGATCCATATCGAATAGCGTTTAGAGATAGTAAAAAAATTCCTAATGCAACTGAAGCAGTTCAAACCAGCATATTTGGAGTACCGATTCCTTCCATTACCTGGAATTTTAAATTTTAATCTGAAAATCACAAAACATGAAAAAAACTATATTTTACATCCTATTGCTAGTGCTATTTATCTTAGCACAGTCATGCGAAAAAGTAATTGATATTCAAGTAAATGACGAAATAGGAAAGCTTGTTATTGAAGCAAGTATTAACAATACAAGTTCACAGCAAGAAATAAAGCTGAGTCGCAACGTATCTTTTTCCGCAGGCAATGATTACCCTTCAGTAAAAGGCGCTAGGGTTATTGTTTATGATAATGAAGAAAAAGAATATGTATTTCAAGAAACTATACCGGGAACTTATGTAGCAAAAGATTTTACTGGACAATCCGGAAGAAGCTATAGCATGGATATTCAAGTAAATGAGAGTAAATTTACTGCAAAATCTAAAATGCCTCAAGAGGTTCTGCTAGATTCTATTATAGCTGAAAAGCCAAAACTTGGAGACAAAGATACCCGCAATATAAAAGTATTTTACCGCGATCCTAAAGATGACGCTAACCAATATCGTTTTATTCTATTTGTTAACAATAAACAGATTAAAGATGTATATGCCCTAAATGACGATTTTAACAACGGTAATCCGGTTAGTATCACATTAAGACCAAGTGATGATGAGGAGATATATCCAGGAGATCAAATTCGTGTTGAAATGCTTTGCATTGATAAATCGATCTATAATTACTGGTATAGCCTCATGCAACAGTCTTCAGGAGGTGGCATTGCCCCCAGTAACCCACCAACTAATATAAGTCCAAGTGTATTTGGCTACTTCAGCGCCCAAACTATATCAAGCAAAAGTATAGTTGTTAATTAATGTCAACTCCATCATTACAAAGGAACCATATCGTTGAAAACATATGGTTCCTTTGCATTATTTCATTCTATTAATAACCTTTTATCCATCACCTATTAATTGTCTGCTTGTCAATACGCGTTAATAGGTTCTCTTTAAAACTAGCACCCAAAGGCATTTCGAACCCAGCAACAGTTACCCAATGATTATCCACACTTTCAATCTTTTTAAGATTTACTACAAATGATTTATTCACACGTACAAAATCCATACTTGGCAACTTATTTAAGATTGTTTTTATATTCATAGCAACCATTAATTTTTTGTCTTTACTATGTATCATAACATAATCTTTCATTGCCTCGATGTACTGGATCTCGTCTAGTGCAAGACGAAATAATTTTCGGTCAGACTTAACAAAAATATGATCGGTTGGTTGTAAAGCCTGTTTATCATAAGCTTTATTTTGAAAATAGCTGATAGCCTTATCTAAAGCTTTTTTTAACCGATCTTCAGCAATAGGTTTTAATAAATAATCTAAGGCATTCAGATCATAGCTTTCTAAAGCATAATTAGGATAGGCTGTTGTAAATATGACTTGAATTGACGGTGGAATTTGCTTTGCAAACTCCAATCCACTCTCCTCTGCTAAATGAATATCTAAAAAAATCAAATCAAGATCTTGCGTTTCCATAATCATGCGGGCATCGTCAGTATTACTATACATACCCATACAATCTAAGAAGTTATAATTTTTTAGTAATTGCACCAATCCCCTTCTTGCAAAAGGCTCATCCTCAATAACAATATACTTAATGCTTAACTGTTCTATATTCATTCGATCCATCTATTGGAATACTTAAAAATACTTTAAAAATATCTTCTCTATCATCTATTGCCAAATTATAACTA
This region includes:
- a CDS encoding LytR/AlgR family response regulator transcription factor, with the protein product MNIEQLSIKYIVIEDEPFARRGLVQLLKNYNFLDCMGMYSNTDDARMIMETQDLDLIFLDIHLAEESGLEFAKQIPPSIQVIFTTAYPNYALESYDLNALDYLLKPIAEDRLKKALDKAISYFQNKAYDKQALQPTDHIFVKSDRKLFRLALDEIQYIEAMKDYVMIHSKDKKLMVAMNIKTILNKLPSMDFVRVNKSFVVNLKKIESVDNHWVTVAGFEMPLGASFKENLLTRIDKQTINR
- a CDS encoding TonB-dependent receptor — translated: MLKPLSFLLFLVSITHIGIAQKRYNISGTITDISTGETLIGASVKLQELPQSGSLSNSYGFYSIGATEGRYVLISSYIGYKTYTDTITVDKNFVINIALQSQAMLEEVVISTSRKNNKNISSPQMGIEKLNMKQINQLPVVLGEQDVLKSITLMPGIKSSGEGNTGFYVRGGGSDQNLILLDEATVYNASHLLGFFSTFNSDAIKDVSIYKGGMPAEYGGRLSSVLDIKMNEGNNKKITVQGGIGMIASRIKVEGPIVKDKGSFMISARRTYADLFLKASSDTTINKSTLFFYDVNAKANYRFNDNNAIYLSGYFGKDVLGLQDIFGTNWGNATGTVRFNHVFNSKLFSNTSFIYSKYNYVIEGLDRADGFKATSKITDLNFKQDFNYYASYNHTLRFGIQATRHDISPGDITTTASSSFNDKHVEHRYGYEMAAYLSDEWKVNDKLSMIYGLRLSSMLLVGPGTFSKYDMLGNTLISEKYKTGEVVQNYLNLEPRFSVSYMLDDQQSIKASYNRNTQNIHLLTNSTSASPTDLYVMSSKNIKPEIADQISTGYFRNFKDNIYELSVELYYKNLQNQIDYKDAAQLLVNQDVESQLLYGIGRAYGTELFLKKRYGKFNGWLGYTLSKTERKFEGINDGRYYPATHDRTHDLSLVAIYKYNEKWTFSSNFVYGTGKAVTYPTGKYNIGGNTTFSYSQRNAYRQPATHRLDLAATFEGAPGKYFQSSWTFGIYNVYANKDPYRIAFRDSKKIPNATEAVQTSIFGVPIPSITWNFKF
- a CDS encoding DUF4249 domain-containing protein, whose amino-acid sequence is MKKTIFYILLLVLFILAQSCEKVIDIQVNDEIGKLVIEASINNTSSQQEIKLSRNVSFSAGNDYPSVKGARVIVYDNEEKEYVFQETIPGTYVAKDFTGQSGRSYSMDIQVNESKFTAKSKMPQEVLLDSIIAEKPKLGDKDTRNIKVFYRDPKDDANQYRFILFVNNKQIKDVYALNDDFNNGNPVSITLRPSDDEEIYPGDQIRVEMLCIDKSIYNYWYSLMQQSSGGGIAPSNPPTNISPSVFGYFSAQTISSKSIVVN
- a CDS encoding SMUG2 DNA glycosylase family protein; this translates as MDNAKTIATQIIEFNKQLHYSGNLPDDFRVLNPYFENPETLIVMEKFYNKYYDDTAPRKFIIGINPSRHGAGVTGVPFTDTKRLEHICGIPMKSAHTHEISSVFLYDMIKEFGGTQTFYRQFYINSPFPLAIVRRTKENKWINANYYDDRNLFAMVKPFMIESLKKHISLGLETTNVFVLGKKNATFIEKINKEEHLFANLTILDHPRYIQQYKSREKEHYINKYIGVLGT